The Pan paniscus chromosome 15, NHGRI_mPanPan1-v2.0_pri, whole genome shotgun sequence genome includes a window with the following:
- the TMEM229B gene encoding transmembrane protein 229B: MASAEPLTALSRWYLYAIHGYFCEVMFTAAWEFVVNLNWKFPGVTSVWALFIYGTSILIVERMYLRLRGRCPLLLRCLIYTLWTYLWEFTTGFILRQFNACPWDYSQFDFDFMGLITLEYAVPWFCGALIMEQFIIRNTLRLRFDKDAEPGEPSGALALANGHVKTD; the protein is encoded by the coding sequence ATGGCGTCTGCCGAGCCCCTGACGGCGCTGTCCCGCTGGTACCTGTATGCCATCCACGGCTACTTCTGCGAGGTGATGTTCACAGCGGCCTGGGAGTTCGTGGTGAACTTGAACTGGAAGTTCCCTGGGGTCACGAGCGTGTGGGCCCTCTTCATCTACGGCACCTCCATCCTCATCGTGGAGCGCATGTACCTGCGGCTGCGCGGCCGCTGCCCGCTGCTCCTGCGCTGCCTCATCTACACGCTCTGGACCTACCTGTGGGAGTTCACCACCGGCTTCATCCTGCGCCAGTTCAACGCCTGCCCCTGGGACTACTCCCAGTTCGACTTTGACTTCATGGGCCTCATCACCCTGGAGTACGCCGTGCCCTGGTTCTGCGGGGCCCTCATCATGGAGCAGTTCATCATCCGCAACACCCTCCGCCTCCGCTTCGACAAGGACGCTGAGCCCGGGGAGCCCAGCGGCGCCCTAGCCCTGGCCAACGGCCACGTCAAGACTGACTGA